A single Natranaerobius thermophilus JW/NM-WN-LF DNA region contains:
- the nhaC gene encoding Na+/H+ antiporter NhaC, giving the protein MNESNQNFKKPSAGQAFTPLIALIVLVAYAAIFLGADVHIPLFIAVVITAIVAVAWIGHEWKVVQDGMIKGINFALDAVIILSIVGILVGSWVEGGIVPTIVYYGLQMISPQIFLIATLIICALVSIFTGSSWSSLATVGLAMFGIGEGLGIPGGMTVGAIVSGAYFGDKLSPLSDTTVVASGAAGVNIYDHIKHMLWVSGPGFVISLIVFGIFGLQYAGSDLDADRISEITGAISGSFNVSPIMFIPLIVVLVMILMRVPPIPALVGGCFLGLIWAMVFQGSSFADVLGSMNYGFVMESNVELVDDLFTTGGLQSMMWTISLILIALTFGGIIEHTKMMEVILEKILNIATTKRSLIIVSHITTLILILTVLSHYLTHVLTCRAYKHAFEERGLHAKNVSRISEAWGTLPSSLIPWGPCGAYVFGLFGVPVIEYFPFAIYILATMVVSMVFAIVGFSMEPYEKTEA; this is encoded by the coding sequence ATGAACGAAAGTAATCAGAATTTTAAAAAGCCTTCTGCTGGACAAGCTTTCACACCTTTAATTGCACTAATAGTATTAGTTGCTTATGCTGCTATTTTCTTGGGAGCAGATGTGCATATTCCGCTTTTTATTGCAGTTGTGATTACAGCTATAGTAGCTGTTGCCTGGATTGGCCATGAATGGAAGGTAGTTCAAGATGGTATGATTAAAGGGATTAATTTTGCCCTTGATGCAGTAATAATTTTATCTATTGTTGGAATTTTAGTTGGTAGTTGGGTTGAAGGTGGAATTGTACCTACAATAGTTTACTACGGTTTACAAATGATTTCACCACAAATATTTTTAATTGCAACACTTATTATTTGTGCACTAGTATCAATATTTACTGGAAGTTCATGGAGTTCTCTTGCTACGGTTGGTTTAGCTATGTTTGGAATTGGTGAAGGTCTTGGTATACCAGGTGGTATGACTGTAGGTGCTATTGTATCTGGAGCTTACTTTGGAGATAAATTATCTCCACTTTCTGATACTACTGTTGTAGCTTCAGGTGCTGCAGGAGTAAATATTTATGATCACATTAAGCATATGTTATGGGTATCAGGTCCGGGATTTGTAATTTCTCTTATAGTTTTTGGTATATTTGGTTTACAGTATGCAGGATCAGATTTGGATGCTGATAGAATTAGTGAAATTACTGGAGCTATTTCAGGCAGCTTTAATGTAAGTCCAATAATGTTTATACCTTTAATTGTAGTACTAGTGATGATTCTTATGAGAGTTCCCCCGATACCTGCTTTAGTAGGTGGTTGTTTCTTGGGTCTTATTTGGGCTATGGTATTTCAGGGATCTTCATTCGCCGATGTATTAGGGTCAATGAACTATGGATTTGTCATGGAAAGTAACGTAGAACTTGTCGATGACTTGTTTACTACCGGTGGACTTCAAAGTATGATGTGGACTATATCACTAATATTAATAGCTTTGACCTTTGGTGGAATAATTGAGCATACGAAAATGATGGAAGTTATTCTGGAAAAGATCCTCAATATAGCGACTACAAAAAGATCTCTAATAATTGTTTCTCACATTACCACATTGATTCTAATTTTGACTGTACTTTCTCACTATTTAACCCACGTACTAACTTGTAGAGCATACAAGCACGCCTTTGAAGAAAGAGGACTACACGCTAAAAACGTTTCCCGTATCTCTGAAGCCTGGGGTACTCTACCTTCTTCCTTAATTCCATGGGGACCATGTGGTGCTTATGTATTTGGTCTTTTTGGAGTACCTGTAATAGAGTATTTCCCATTTGCAATTTATATTCTTGCAACAATGGTCGTTTCGATGGTATTTGCCATTGTAGGTTTCAGTATGGAACCATATGAGAAAACAGAGGCTTAA
- a CDS encoding helix-turn-helix transcriptional regulator has product MENITFKSRIKELRARYDLTQEELAKKVNVRRETIGHIENNKYNLSLILAYKISRALNSTIEEVFIFDE; this is encoded by the coding sequence ATGGAAAACATCACATTTAAATCGCGAATTAAAGAACTTCGTGCCCGTTATGATTTGACTCAGGAAGAACTAGCTAAGAAAGTCAATGTCAGACGGGAAACCATTGGGCACATAGAAAACAATAAGTATAACTTGTCTTTAATCTTGGCGTATAAAATATCCAGGGCATTAAACAGTACTATTGAAGAGGTGTTTATATTTGATGAATAA
- a CDS encoding class I SAM-dependent methyltransferase, whose protein sequence is MKETTLSLLINPSTGNELKKEGQKLIDTKTGEQFTISDAIPIMLKDDQVIGQNHKYQKIYDWLSYFYDTLTLIYAKVYGSAYDVAAELAQIIEIEENDLVLETSVGTGNQVKNLLDHGKTGQFVGLDISYGMLKRCQSKTQLSSNLDLVQGNAEMLPFKDESFDVVYHFGGINFFNNRKKAILEMIRVAKPGAKIYIGDETEDVVKKQPSFLDRFFETPGPKNGSDIYTPPVDLIPDDMENVTERKLWNNRIYHISFQKPNVTSHD, encoded by the coding sequence ATGAAAGAAACAACTTTATCACTGTTAATAAATCCATCCACTGGTAATGAACTCAAAAAGGAAGGACAAAAATTAATAGATACTAAAACAGGAGAACAATTTACTATTAGCGATGCAATACCTATTATGCTCAAAGATGATCAAGTGATAGGTCAAAACCATAAATACCAGAAAATATATGATTGGCTCAGTTACTTCTATGACACACTTACATTAATATACGCCAAGGTGTATGGTAGTGCCTATGATGTGGCGGCAGAATTAGCTCAAATTATTGAAATAGAAGAAAATGATCTGGTGTTAGAAACTTCTGTGGGTACAGGGAACCAAGTTAAAAATTTATTAGATCATGGTAAAACAGGACAATTTGTAGGGTTAGATATTTCTTATGGGATGTTAAAAAGATGTCAAAGTAAAACTCAATTATCATCCAACTTAGATCTTGTTCAAGGAAACGCTGAAATGTTGCCTTTTAAAGACGAATCTTTTGATGTTGTTTATCATTTTGGTGGAATCAATTTTTTCAATAATAGAAAAAAAGCTATTCTTGAAATGATCAGAGTAGCTAAACCTGGAGCTAAGATATATATTGGAGATGAAACAGAAGATGTGGTTAAGAAACAGCCGTCATTTTTAGATAGATTTTTTGAAACGCCTGGTCCTAAAAACGGTTCTGATATATATACACCACCTGTGGATTTGATACCAGATGATATGGAAAATGTTACGGAACGCAAATTATGGAATAATAGAATTTATCATATTTCTTTTCAAAAACCTAATGTAACCTCTCATGACTAA
- a CDS encoding PQQ-binding-like beta-propeller repeat protein produces MEVTIDRLKGIILLSLLVIHITIFTGCTTADDDYADIVKEFFQGVMEQEEDVIQDLSAEELEDVEFNLWNVYQEEQLRDILRDKVEISVHNQESTDSKVKFDVSLYLPNFQELNQEFLTASKDLAIEGDLTEEKTQDLLNEEMAEILDEVSYKVVEAGQIVLVPQESTKKNENYGNEKNVETDSGEQWLVKEADFLEKDIPDTFAKGKSVNSFVNNIQTQLDLLYIPEELEDDIHDLMNIEIKSQGENGPDQIIFTHPDFEELHKQLETEVMARIPEVTRMDNEDLLSGVKNNYSDIIQREELEIHEYEIELPVEEDAQVYQEFVAEDAVRKAINTARFSLHELQGEDLIKHQRTGSDFGYRGQNHEMKDGHYLYSEDEKNLYITVEEGETYSIEDGELTDGIVWNNKIIISGSQGTYLYEKENDSLVKTEKLLDEQVELKKLEQQQDYFIAYTKNEHLDFLRDNTLEIEGQDNLWVFHKENDKLTVKESFGDGLTFADVEEISEDQLLISTFEEGILLLDLESMNSQKIGIGGPQELQNWQEIGRISEDIETEEDSDANLHIEIIGVDFKNDSSGEDFGTIATKTRLINDERTSHTFFIQIFASEEPELKQSYSLVSETAVEPVEDGVVNSTDPEITFDQLKYHDNTSNWINSAGSYLKKTWTVFELKEDKVYQLAEETTDRDNRVMGIDMDSDKNIDYGVQDYQAGAPLSDIMKEIHNIGIPGKGTSVFLTDITDDGITDFLYNSYSGNYLASNSEQNKCELTLLELNGLISDISVTPIGVSYDREEVDFQARTGPHMLVYSLSFDDLLQATQETNYIRDDMFQWSRYFNLEDLEFHSSPLKEGNVYLYQVMGDILKALDQESGETIWEFQADLQTEETHPLLRPVLVDDYLFTAIQDTYYDQQGLVPQLYKLDKETGEIELSIELDNFAEHIYNDGQRIYLVDEDEQILGYDHDLNKQWHKDLENLDRLSPLHIKPDGDKVAVMTRNGVVMLDGKTGEVSQDDTNGGTKQNINHVSEYEGDLYASTKEEIITLDWSESNKSKQILENPLKDEEIMGFSILDDELLVISRNHILLYDLEEQEFNWKKEFTSPLLQSRRISHTIEGDSVFISTRDYILEIDIDTGLVKSKQPILRGGSPLAGPRVEYTEKLSYFNISSRNRGFLETFKLDIE; encoded by the coding sequence ATGGAGGTAACTATTGATCGCTTAAAGGGAATTATATTATTGTCATTACTAGTTATACATATCACAATATTCACCGGCTGTACTACTGCTGATGATGACTACGCTGATATAGTCAAGGAGTTCTTTCAAGGAGTAATGGAGCAGGAAGAGGACGTAATTCAAGATCTATCTGCAGAAGAATTAGAGGATGTAGAGTTTAACCTTTGGAATGTCTATCAAGAAGAGCAACTTCGAGACATATTACGAGATAAGGTAGAGATATCTGTTCATAATCAAGAAAGTACTGACTCAAAAGTGAAATTTGATGTTTCTTTGTACTTACCGAATTTTCAAGAACTTAACCAAGAATTTTTAACAGCCTCGAAAGATTTGGCAATAGAGGGTGACTTAACTGAAGAAAAAACACAAGATCTATTAAATGAAGAGATGGCTGAAATCTTAGACGAAGTTTCTTATAAAGTTGTAGAAGCTGGTCAAATAGTTTTGGTTCCACAAGAAAGTACAAAGAAAAATGAAAACTATGGAAATGAAAAAAATGTTGAGACCGATTCAGGTGAGCAGTGGCTTGTTAAAGAAGCGGATTTCTTGGAAAAAGATATACCGGATACCTTTGCAAAAGGAAAGTCTGTTAACTCTTTTGTGAACAATATCCAAACTCAACTGGACTTATTATATATACCCGAGGAGTTAGAAGATGACATTCATGACCTGATGAATATAGAGATAAAATCCCAGGGAGAAAATGGGCCTGATCAAATTATTTTTACTCATCCGGACTTTGAAGAGCTACATAAACAACTAGAAACGGAGGTAATGGCAAGAATACCTGAAGTAACAAGGATGGATAATGAAGACTTACTGTCTGGAGTTAAAAATAATTATTCAGATATAATCCAACGAGAAGAGTTAGAGATCCACGAATATGAGATTGAACTGCCTGTAGAGGAAGATGCCCAGGTATATCAAGAATTTGTAGCAGAGGATGCTGTTAGAAAGGCTATCAATACAGCTCGATTTTCACTTCATGAACTCCAGGGAGAAGATCTGATCAAGCATCAAAGGACAGGGAGTGACTTTGGGTATAGAGGTCAAAACCATGAAATGAAAGACGGTCATTATCTTTACAGTGAGGATGAAAAGAATTTATATATTACCGTGGAAGAAGGCGAGACGTATTCTATAGAGGACGGTGAACTGACAGATGGGATTGTATGGAATAACAAAATCATTATCAGTGGCAGTCAAGGTACATATCTTTATGAAAAAGAAAATGATTCACTAGTAAAAACAGAAAAGTTGTTGGATGAACAGGTTGAATTAAAGAAACTAGAACAACAACAGGATTACTTCATTGCTTATACAAAAAATGAGCATCTTGACTTTCTCAGAGACAACACCTTAGAAATAGAAGGCCAGGATAACCTTTGGGTTTTTCACAAAGAAAATGATAAGTTAACTGTCAAAGAAAGTTTCGGGGATGGTCTTACCTTTGCCGATGTGGAAGAGATTAGTGAAGATCAACTTTTAATTTCCACTTTTGAAGAGGGGATTTTGCTGTTAGACCTAGAATCAATGAATTCTCAAAAGATAGGAATAGGAGGTCCACAAGAATTACAGAATTGGCAGGAGATAGGCAGGATTAGTGAAGATATAGAAACCGAAGAAGATTCAGATGCTAATCTCCATATCGAAATAATTGGAGTAGATTTTAAAAATGATTCTTCAGGCGAGGATTTTGGAACTATAGCAACAAAGACCCGGCTTATTAATGATGAGAGAACTTCGCATACATTTTTCATACAGATATTTGCATCTGAAGAACCCGAGCTAAAGCAAAGTTACAGCCTGGTTAGTGAAACGGCTGTTGAACCTGTAGAAGACGGTGTTGTCAACAGTACAGATCCAGAGATCACTTTTGATCAATTAAAATATCACGACAATACCTCTAATTGGATTAATAGTGCCGGCTCTTATTTGAAGAAAACCTGGACTGTGTTTGAATTAAAAGAAGATAAAGTTTATCAATTAGCAGAGGAAACAACAGACCGAGATAACAGGGTTATGGGTATCGATATGGATTCAGACAAAAATATAGATTATGGTGTCCAAGATTATCAGGCTGGAGCTCCTTTGAGCGATATTATGAAAGAAATTCATAATATCGGGATTCCTGGTAAAGGTACTTCTGTATTTTTGACAGATATAACCGATGATGGTATTACTGACTTTTTATACAACTCATATAGTGGTAACTACCTGGCTTCAAACAGTGAACAAAATAAGTGTGAATTAACTTTATTGGAATTGAATGGTTTAATATCCGATATATCAGTTACCCCTATAGGAGTTTCATATGACCGAGAAGAGGTGGACTTCCAGGCCCGGACGGGTCCCCATATGCTTGTTTATTCTCTATCTTTTGATGATTTATTACAAGCGACTCAGGAGACCAATTATATACGAGATGATATGTTCCAGTGGTCTCGATATTTTAATTTAGAAGATTTAGAGTTTCATTCCTCACCTCTCAAAGAGGGAAATGTCTATCTGTATCAGGTGATGGGGGATATATTGAAAGCACTTGACCAGGAATCGGGTGAAACAATTTGGGAATTTCAAGCTGACTTGCAAACTGAAGAAACTCACCCCCTACTAAGACCGGTCCTGGTAGATGATTATCTGTTTACTGCCATTCAAGATACCTACTATGATCAACAAGGACTAGTTCCGCAGTTATACAAACTAGACAAGGAAACTGGGGAAATAGAACTAAGCATTGAATTGGATAATTTCGCGGAACATATTTACAATGATGGGCAGAGGATTTATCTGGTTGATGAAGATGAACAGATTCTTGGTTACGATCATGATTTAAATAAACAGTGGCATAAGGATCTGGAAAATCTGGATAGATTATCACCTCTTCACATAAAACCCGATGGAGATAAAGTTGCAGTTATGACCAGGAATGGTGTTGTAATGCTGGATGGAAAAACAGGAGAGGTATCTCAGGATGATACGAATGGTGGTACTAAACAAAATATTAATCATGTCAGCGAGTATGAAGGAGATCTGTATGCATCTACGAAAGAAGAGATTATAACCCTGGACTGGTCAGAGAGTAATAAATCTAAACAAATTCTTGAAAATCCTTTAAAAGATGAGGAAATAATGGGTTTCAGCATCTTAGATGATGAACTTCTAGTTATTTCTCGAAACCACATTCTGTTATATGATTTAGAAGAGCAGGAATTTAACTGGAAAAAAGAGTTCACATCCCCTTTATTGCAGAGTAGAAGAATATCCCATACAATTGAAGGGGATAGCGTATTTATCAGTACTAGGGATTATATTTTAGAGATTGACATTGATACCGGGTTAGTAAAAAGCAAACAACCGATATTACGAGGAGGTTCTCCTTTGGCAGGTCCTCGGGTGGAGTATACGGAGAAGTTGAGCTATTTCAATATAAGTAGTCGGAATCGAGGTTTCCTTGAAACATTTAAACTAGATATAGAATAG
- a CDS encoding transglycosylase domain-containing protein, producing MKFKWSQLVITLLIIIAVLISGGLGFFTYMVFSMEELPDSQQAQTSRFYYHDGELMTTQFVENRTKVPLEEISEQVVWATVAVEDSDFYSHSGFDFTGIARAAYQNLRERRITQGGSTITQQLAKNLYLNHDRTWDRKLEEAAIAINLERKFSKDEIMEKYLNTIYYGHSTYGIEAASQLYFDKPADELNTAEAAMLAGIPRGPGYYSPFINEESAYNRQRIILKLMEEEGFISPSELEQALNEELELNEEFALPRESNYVVEQIMNQELDEITEDDPETIQKGGFDFHTTIDPHMQEVAERILDEELPETSKDEEGTKQPQGALVALEPDTGKIRALVGGRDYQETMLNRVNISRSPGSAFKPLVYAAALEQDYTIADTFLCEPISLQEEGMDEPYEPTDFDGGFHDENLTLRRALAESCNITAVKLNQKIGRDAAAEMADRLGVESSIGNHLSTPLGSSEVNLLELTAAYAPFANGGYRIEPVILNQATDHNNEELINNSAEKEKVIDEGIAYLMTDMMKDALEPGGTAERVSQILERPGAGKTGTSQGFRDAYMVGYTPDLVVGIYIGNDQEEPLQGTGGSLAAPIWAKFVEEASHAIPPKDFTRPDNVVTETICQETGLIQSEYCTADSEKELFIEGTAPAEDCSYQDCPYIEEPNWWEWDFWF from the coding sequence ATGAAATTCAAGTGGTCACAACTAGTTATAACTTTACTGATTATAATAGCAGTCTTAATAAGTGGTGGTTTAGGTTTTTTTACCTATATGGTATTTAGCATGGAAGAACTGCCAGATAGCCAACAGGCTCAAACCTCTCGCTTCTACTATCATGATGGTGAACTGATGACTACCCAGTTTGTTGAAAACCGGACCAAAGTCCCTCTAGAAGAAATATCAGAACAGGTTGTCTGGGCAACCGTGGCCGTGGAAGATAGTGATTTTTACAGTCACAGTGGTTTTGATTTCACGGGAATTGCCAGGGCTGCTTATCAAAATTTAAGGGAAAGGCGAATAACACAAGGTGGCAGTACCATTACCCAGCAACTGGCTAAAAACCTTTACTTAAATCATGATAGGACTTGGGATAGGAAACTGGAAGAAGCTGCTATAGCAATTAATTTAGAACGTAAGTTTTCCAAAGATGAAATCATGGAAAAATACTTAAACACTATCTATTACGGCCATTCAACTTACGGTATAGAGGCGGCTTCTCAGCTGTATTTTGACAAGCCAGCAGACGAACTCAATACGGCAGAAGCTGCTATGTTAGCTGGGATTCCTAGGGGTCCTGGATATTATTCTCCTTTCATCAATGAAGAATCTGCCTATAATCGACAGCGCATTATCTTAAAATTGATGGAGGAAGAAGGATTTATAAGTCCCAGTGAGCTAGAGCAGGCTTTGAATGAGGAACTGGAGTTGAATGAAGAGTTCGCTTTACCTCGAGAAAGTAACTACGTGGTGGAGCAAATTATGAATCAAGAACTTGATGAGATCACCGAAGATGATCCAGAAACAATTCAAAAAGGAGGATTTGATTTTCACACAACCATAGATCCTCACATGCAGGAAGTGGCAGAACGGATTCTAGACGAAGAATTACCTGAAACAAGTAAGGACGAGGAAGGTACTAAACAACCACAAGGAGCTTTAGTGGCTTTAGAACCCGATACCGGTAAGATAAGGGCCCTGGTAGGAGGTAGGGACTATCAGGAAACTATGTTGAACCGGGTGAATATATCCAGATCACCGGGGTCTGCCTTTAAACCCCTAGTATATGCCGCTGCCCTAGAACAAGATTATACCATAGCAGACACTTTTCTTTGTGAACCTATCTCTCTTCAAGAGGAAGGCATGGACGAACCCTATGAGCCTACTGATTTTGATGGGGGATTTCATGATGAGAATTTGACCTTGAGAAGAGCTCTAGCCGAATCTTGCAATATTACAGCAGTAAAGTTGAATCAGAAGATCGGAAGGGACGCTGCCGCAGAAATGGCAGATAGGTTGGGAGTTGAAAGTTCTATCGGTAACCATTTGTCAACGCCTCTGGGTAGTTCAGAAGTCAATTTATTAGAACTAACTGCTGCCTACGCACCATTTGCAAATGGTGGCTACCGTATAGAACCTGTTATACTCAATCAAGCCACAGATCATAACAATGAAGAATTGATAAATAACTCTGCAGAAAAAGAAAAAGTAATTGACGAAGGTATAGCTTATCTCATGACAGATATGATGAAAGACGCACTAGAACCAGGAGGTACCGCTGAAAGGGTATCTCAAATTTTAGAGAGGCCTGGGGCTGGTAAAACCGGAACTTCTCAAGGCTTTAGAGATGCCTATATGGTCGGATATACACCTGATCTGGTTGTAGGAATATATATCGGTAATGATCAAGAAGAGCCACTACAGGGTACGGGAGGCAGTCTGGCCGCACCAATATGGGCTAAATTTGTAGAAGAGGCATCTCATGCTATACCTCCTAAGGATTTTACCAGACCGGATAATGTAGTGACAGAAACTATTTGTCAGGAAACCGGTCTAATCCAATCAGAATATTGTACTGCTGATAGTGAAAAAGAGCTATTTATTGAAGGAACTGCACCTGCAGAAGACTGTTCTTACCAAGATTGTCCCTACATTGAAGAACCCAATTGGTGGGAGTGGGATTTTTGGTTCTAA
- a CDS encoding helix-turn-helix transcriptional regulator produces the protein MKKRTKIKSARLEQELTQEQLAKRVKATRQTISLIEAGKYNPSLKLCLAICKVLGKTLDDLFWEED, from the coding sequence ATGAAAAAAAGAACCAAGATAAAATCAGCCAGACTAGAACAGGAACTAACCCAGGAACAACTGGCGAAAAGGGTTAAGGCTACAAGACAAACTATTAGCTTGATTGAAGCGGGGAAGTACAATCCCAGCTTAAAGCTTTGTTTGGCTATTTGTAAGGTTTTAGGTAAAACATTGGATGATCTTTTTTGGGAGGAGGATTGA
- a CDS encoding ISNCY family transposase, protein MFCDIVTPRMFCENVTMTKKVTYQMTQEEIKKLNIINQTIDGYLTIRDAARALNLSDRQIKRLKKGVQLEGPSFVIHKSRGKKPDHSVPESTEKHIISLKLEKYPNANFTHFTELLNEREKISISRPVVHRILSKAGISSPKKHKKSKSHHRRKRKDRMGLLVQIDASPYDWFDTGFDCDLHAAIDDATGALLGLFFVENECLEGYFQIMHQLISNYGIPASLYSDKHTIFRSPKSDKLSIDEQLAGKQVKPTQFGAAMEELGVTIIPANSPQAKGRVERLFDTLQSRLPTLFKLHNITTMEKANEFLQKDFLPDFNKRFALKPENELSAFTCLNQDINLDHILCSKFKRTVDNSATFSFEGSYYQILDKNSQLVPKSKVTVLSNPKFGVKVKYKDMVFETQIVDKPSTTKMTKKVKTTQSPKNRIVPDENHPWRKQSERTNLNYDLTDQELLDTILNTRDRV, encoded by the coding sequence TTGTTCTGTGATATTGTCACCCCTAGAATGTTCTGTGAAAATGTCACTATGACTAAAAAGGTGACATATCAAATGACCCAAGAAGAAATTAAAAAACTAAATATTATCAATCAAACAATTGATGGCTACTTAACCATTAGAGATGCAGCACGAGCTTTGAACCTCAGTGATCGACAAATTAAACGACTGAAGAAAGGAGTGCAACTAGAAGGACCCAGTTTTGTCATACATAAAAGCCGAGGTAAAAAGCCTGATCATTCTGTTCCTGAAAGTACTGAAAAACATATCATTTCTCTAAAGTTAGAAAAATACCCAAATGCAAATTTCACTCATTTTACAGAACTTTTAAACGAGCGAGAAAAAATCTCTATCAGTAGGCCAGTTGTTCATAGAATTCTTAGTAAAGCTGGAATTTCTAGTCCTAAAAAACATAAAAAGAGTAAGAGTCACCACAGACGCAAACGCAAGGACAGAATGGGACTTTTAGTACAAATAGACGCCTCACCTTATGACTGGTTTGACACTGGCTTTGATTGTGATTTACACGCTGCTATCGATGATGCCACAGGAGCTTTGCTAGGATTATTTTTTGTTGAAAATGAATGTCTTGAGGGATACTTTCAGATTATGCATCAGTTAATTTCAAACTATGGTATTCCTGCAAGTCTTTATAGCGATAAGCACACTATTTTTAGATCACCTAAATCGGACAAGCTTTCGATTGATGAACAGCTCGCAGGTAAACAAGTTAAGCCTACTCAATTTGGTGCAGCTATGGAAGAGTTAGGAGTCACTATTATACCTGCTAACTCTCCACAAGCAAAAGGACGAGTTGAAAGGCTTTTTGATACTTTACAAAGCAGACTGCCCACACTTTTTAAGCTACACAATATAACTACCATGGAGAAAGCTAATGAATTTTTACAAAAAGATTTCTTGCCTGATTTTAATAAAAGATTTGCCCTAAAGCCCGAAAATGAGCTATCGGCTTTTACCTGTTTAAATCAAGATATTAATCTTGATCATATACTTTGTTCTAAATTCAAAAGAACTGTGGACAACAGTGCCACTTTCTCTTTTGAAGGAAGTTACTATCAAATTTTAGATAAAAATAGTCAACTGGTTCCTAAATCTAAAGTTACTGTCCTATCTAATCCTAAATTTGGAGTTAAAGTAAAATATAAAGATATGGTGTTTGAAACTCAAATTGTGGACAAGCCTTCAACTACTAAAATGACCAAAAAAGTTAAAACAACGCAATCACCTAAAAATAGAATAGTCCCAGATGAAAATCACCCTTGGAGAAAACAAAGTGAAAGAACAAATCTTAACTACGACCTGACTGATCAAGAACTTTTAGATACTATACTAAATACCAGGGACCGAGTTTAA
- a CDS encoding class I SAM-dependent methyltransferase, which produces MELKHNSTKLFGSLEKISCLLFPCYHFYCYLYKSVVKNEIKLGQITSEDKVLNIGCGAIPFTAIHIAKLTGAEVIAVDRDLDTIEKAKYYLNYYYKDLNISFKQSDASIDVPNSFDVAIVALQVNNKASVFENLYSKSKEGGRLIFREPPMVFQKIYDSLPTYYKATDKVEQRVKTIRGSILYNT; this is translated from the coding sequence GTGGAACTTAAACATAATAGTACAAAATTGTTTGGATCTTTAGAAAAAATTAGTTGTCTTTTATTTCCTTGTTATCATTTTTACTGTTATCTTTATAAAAGTGTTGTAAAAAATGAAATAAAACTAGGACAAATCACTTCAGAGGATAAAGTTTTGAATATTGGCTGTGGTGCGATTCCTTTTACAGCAATTCATATTGCTAAACTTACTGGTGCTGAAGTTATTGCTGTTGATCGTGATTTGGATACAATTGAAAAAGCAAAATACTATTTAAATTATTATTATAAAGATTTAAATATTTCATTTAAACAAAGTGATGCTTCTATTGATGTCCCTAATTCTTTTGATGTTGCTATTGTTGCTTTACAAGTTAATAATAAAGCCTCTGTATTTGAAAATTTGTATTCAAAAAGCAAAGAGGGCGGCAGACTGATTTTCAGGGAACCGCCAATGGTTTTTCAAAAAATATATGATTCTTTACCGACTTATTACAAAGCAACTGATAAAGTTGAGCAAAGGGTGAAAACCATTAGAGGATCAATTTTGTATAACACTTGA
- a CDS encoding TIGR03905 family TSCPD domain-containing protein, which produces MYVYRPEKVCAKKITFEVHNDQVSNVSFVSGCSGNLQGISKLIEGMNIYEAIERLAGIECGAKTTSCPDQLKQALEQYLQETRNEQVSI; this is translated from the coding sequence ATGTACGTTTATCGTCCAGAAAAAGTTTGTGCCAAAAAAATCACCTTTGAAGTTCATAATGATCAGGTTAGCAATGTTTCTTTTGTATCAGGATGTTCCGGAAACTTACAGGGGATTAGTAAACTTATTGAGGGAATGAACATATATGAGGCCATAGAAAGATTAGCGGGAATAGAATGTGGTGCTAAAACGACTTCTTGCCCCGATCAGTTAAAACAAGCCTTAGAACAATATTTACAAGAAACTCGAAATGAACAGGTTTCAATTTGA